In Sphaeramia orbicularis chromosome 12, fSphaOr1.1, whole genome shotgun sequence, the following proteins share a genomic window:
- the tor1 gene encoding torsin family 1 isoform X1, whose product MKPRKQHVVLLWMLICSGLTEGIEPISTSIAVGMAAALTGFLASYPNILYYFHECCRPEWISFNKTGLQKDLDSKLFGQHIASRIVLKAVNGFMNNDNPKKPLVLSLHGWTGTGKNFVSKLIAENIYKEGMDSSFVHVFTSELHFPHASEIETYKSQLQQWIKGNVTNCAHSMFIFDEMDKMHPGLIDSIKPYLDYYDKLDGVSYRKAMFIFLSNAGGESIIQTALDFWRDGRDRNEIELHDLETALSLSVFNNKKSGLWHTSLIDKNLVDFFVPFLPLEYKHVVQCAMAEMEARGFDPDKDVADQVAKDVIYFPKTERVFSVKGCKTIESKLDYYI is encoded by the exons ATGAAACCCCGAAAGCAGCACGTCGTCCTGCTGTGGATGCTCATCTGCTCCGGCCTGACAGAAGGGATCGAGCCCATCAGTACCAGCATAGCGGTGGGCATGGCTGCGGCTCTGACCGGCTTCTTAGCTAGCTACCCAAATATTCTGTACTACTTCCACGAGTGCTGTCGACCCGAGTGGATCTCATTCAACAAAACAG GTCTGCAGAAAGACCTTGACAGCAAACTGTTCGGGCAGCACATCGCATCACGCATCGTCCTGAAAGCTGTGAATGGATTCATGAACAACGACAACCCAAAGAAACCTCTGGTCCTCTCTCTGCACGGATGGACCGGCACAGGGAAGAACTTCGTCAGTAAGCTGATTGCTGAAAACATCTACAAAGAGGGAATGGACAGCAGCTTTGTCCATGTCTTCACATCTGAACTCCACTTTCCACATGCAAGTGAAATTGAAACCTACAAG TCTCAGTTACAGCAGTGGATCAAAGGCAACGTCACCAACTGTGCACACTCCATGTTCATCTTTGATGAGATGGACAAGATGCACCCTGGCTTGATCGACAGCATTAAACCATATTTGGACTATTATGACAAGCTGGATGGAGTTTCCTATAGGAAGGCCATGTTCATTTTCCTCAG cAATGCTGGAGGGGAGAGCATCATACAGACAGCTTTAGATTTTTGGAGAGATGGACGGGATCGAAATGAAATTGAGCTTCATGACCTAGAAACTGCACTCTCTTTATCTGTGTTTAACAACAAGAAAA GCGGTTTGTGGCACACCAGCCTGATTGACAAGAATTTGGTGGATTTCTTCGTCCCGTTTCTTCCGCTGGAGTACAAACATGTCGTCCAGTGTGCCATGGCTGAGATGGAAGCCAGAGGATTTGACCCAGACAAAGATGTGGCAGACCAGGTCGCCAAAGATGTAATCTACTTCCCCAAAACAGAGCGAGTGTTCTCTGTCAAAGGCTGTAAGACGATAGAGAGCAAACTGGACTACTACATATGA
- the tor1 gene encoding torsin family 1 isoform X2, with the protein MKVARIYLLLHVILTASVLVNTFDPITTTVVVGIGATLGRTIYKYFKESCNPQWIAFNATGLQKDLDSKLFGQHIASRIVLKAVNGFMNNDNPKKPLVLSLHGWTGTGKNFVSKLIAENIYKEGMDSSFVHVFTSELHFPHASEIETYKSQLQQWIKGNVTNCAHSMFIFDEMDKMHPGLIDSIKPYLDYYDKLDGVSYRKAMFIFLSNAGGESIIQTALDFWRDGRDRNEIELHDLETALSLSVFNNKKSGLWHTSLIDKNLVDFFVPFLPLEYKHVVQCAMAEMEARGFDPDKDVADQVAKDVIYFPKTERVFSVKGCKTIESKLDYYI; encoded by the exons ATGAAGGTTGCACGCATATATTTGTTGTTGCATGTAATTTTGACAGCCAGTGTCCTGGTAAACACGTTTGATCCGATCACAACAACCGTGGTGGTGGGAATAGGCGCTACATTAGGGCGAACGATCTACAAATATTTTAAAGAAAGTTGTAATCCACAGTGGATAGCCTTCAATGCAACAG GTCTGCAGAAAGACCTTGACAGCAAACTGTTCGGGCAGCACATCGCATCACGCATCGTCCTGAAAGCTGTGAATGGATTCATGAACAACGACAACCCAAAGAAACCTCTGGTCCTCTCTCTGCACGGATGGACCGGCACAGGGAAGAACTTCGTCAGTAAGCTGATTGCTGAAAACATCTACAAAGAGGGAATGGACAGCAGCTTTGTCCATGTCTTCACATCTGAACTCCACTTTCCACATGCAAGTGAAATTGAAACCTACAAG TCTCAGTTACAGCAGTGGATCAAAGGCAACGTCACCAACTGTGCACACTCCATGTTCATCTTTGATGAGATGGACAAGATGCACCCTGGCTTGATCGACAGCATTAAACCATATTTGGACTATTATGACAAGCTGGATGGAGTTTCCTATAGGAAGGCCATGTTCATTTTCCTCAG cAATGCTGGAGGGGAGAGCATCATACAGACAGCTTTAGATTTTTGGAGAGATGGACGGGATCGAAATGAAATTGAGCTTCATGACCTAGAAACTGCACTCTCTTTATCTGTGTTTAACAACAAGAAAA GCGGTTTGTGGCACACCAGCCTGATTGACAAGAATTTGGTGGATTTCTTCGTCCCGTTTCTTCCGCTGGAGTACAAACATGTCGTCCAGTGTGCCATGGCTGAGATGGAAGCCAGAGGATTTGACCCAGACAAAGATGTGGCAGACCAGGTCGCCAAAGATGTAATCTACTTCCCCAAAACAGAGCGAGTGTTCTCTGTCAAAGGCTGTAAGACGATAGAGAGCAAACTGGACTACTACATATGA
- the nsa2 gene encoding ribosome biogenesis protein NSA2 homolog, which produces MPQNEHIELHRKRHGYRLDHHERKRKKESREAHERSHKARKMIGLKAKLYHKQRHAEKIQMKKTIKMHEQRKTKQKNDDKTPEGAVPAYLLDREGQSRAKVLSNMIKQKRKEKAGKWEVPLPKVRAQGETEVLKVIKTGKRQKKAWKRMVTKVCFVGDGFTRKPPKYERFIRPMGLRFKKAHVTHPELKATFCLPILGVKKNPSSPLYTSLGVITKGTVVEVNVSELGLVTQGGKVVWGKYAQVTNNPENDGCINAVLLV; this is translated from the exons atg CCTCAGAACGAGCACATTGAGTTACACCGCAAGCGGCATGGGTACCGCCTGGATCACCATGAGAGGAAAAGAAAGAAGGAGAGTCGTGAGGCCCATGAGAGGTCCCACAAAGCCAGAAAGATGATTGGTTTGAAGGCCAAATTGTACCACAAACAGAGACATGCTGAGAAGATCCAGATGAAGAAGAC CATCAAAATGCATGAACAGAGGAAGACCAAGCAGAAGAATGACGATAAGACCCCAGAGGGAGCAGTGCCAGCGTACCTGTTGGACAGAGAAGGACAGTCTCGTGCCAAGGTCCTCTCCAACATGATCaaacagaaaaggaaagaaaaagcc GGCAAATGGGAAGTGCCTTTGCCAAAAGTCCGTGCCCAGGGGGAGACAGAAGTGCTCAAAGTCATCAAAACTGGAAAGAGACAGAAGAAGGCTTGGAAAAGAATGGTCACAAAAGTTTGCTTTGTTGGCGATGGATTCACCCGCAAACCGCCAAAGTACGAGCGTTTCATCAGACCCATG ggtTTGCGATTTAAGAAGGCTCATGTCACGCATCCAGAACTGAAAGCCACATTCTGCCTCCCCATCCTCGGAGTAAAGAAGAACCCTTCTTCACCCCTCTACACCTCTCTGGGAGTCATCACAAAAGGAACAGTCGTAGAGGTCAACGTCAGTGAGCTCGGCTTAGTTACACAAGGAGGAAAAGTCGTCTGGG GTAAATATGCCCAGGTGACGAATAACCCAGAGAATGATGGCTGCATTAATGCTGTTCTACTAGTATAA